From uncultured Pseudodesulfovibrio sp.:
GTCTCTACAGATTCGAACGCACTTATAAGAGAGCTCGGCTGAGGCCGGGCTCTCTTTTTTATTGTCTGATTTTCCTTATTTAATGGCGTTTTGTGCTGAAGATGAGATGTCTTTTTGACGTTGTTGGAATTGACCGGCGGGATGAGCTGGGATACGGATGAGGTGCAGAGGATAGAATGTTATGAGCCGTAGAATGAAAAATGCTTTACGTTATGTGAAAGCTGCTCCGTGGCCATATATGACCGGAGTAATGTCATTACTGTTGGCCATTGGACTTAAATGGACTGGAATTGTTCACTGGATGACTGGTGATTTCCCTCAGGCTGCTGTTTTTGGCTGGTGGGGAGTCTGCTGGTTGGTGGTGGCTCTATTCGCTTTGGCCGATGGCGTTTCCCGTCATCGGGAATACAAACGAATCAAGGGAATGTTGCTTAAATACGGTTTTAGTGAACGTATACTAGAACCTTTGGCGCGTTCGCGATGTCAGCGGGATGCCGCTCTTCACGCCGCTCGAGAGTCTGGACATTACGAACGGGCGAGAAACTATTTTCGTCAACTCGGTTATCGTTGGTATCATATTCTTCCAGACACAGTTGTTCGTAATCCGTTTTCTTTTATCAGCCCGACTTTTCTCCGTACTTCCTTTATGCCTGGCAAAAAAGCCCGGGTATAACTGTCATCATTTTCATCGAGATTTATCATGGGATATTTTTGGTTGGCTATTGCCATTGTTTCTGAAGTGACCGCAACTTTATTTCTTCCAGCGTGTAAAGGATTCACTCGGGTATGGCCGAGCCTTGCCTGCGCCACAAGTTACGGATTATCCTTTTATTTTTTAAGTTTAGTACTCAATTCAGTTCCTGTTGGTGTTACATACGCGATTTGGTCTGGTGTCGGCATTGTTCTTGTCGGTATTCTTGGAGCATATTTTTACAAGCAAATTCCTGATGTCCCAGCAATGATTGGTATGGGACTGATTATTGCCGGTGTAGCAGTTATGAATTTGTTTTCGAAGACCATAAGTCATTAGGTGAAAGAACAGGCAATGAAAAAGCCCGGACCATAATTGGTCCGGGCTTTTGCGTGTGGTATGATCCGTCGAATTACAGCATGTCGTGCTGATATTGTTCGCCGCCCATAAGCTCTACCATGTCACGCAGAATTTTTAATGTTTCCTGCGCCTCCTTGGGATCAAGCTTACGCAGAGCGAACCCGGCGTGAATGATGATATAATCACCAATGGTCACTTTCTCGTCCATCAACATGATTGAAGCCTGGACCGTGGTGTTGCCTTCACCGACTTTGCAGGTGGCAACACCTTCAGATATTTCAAGAATTTCGGCTGGTATCGCGAGGCACATAGATTTTCTCCGTTGCAGGGTTCGCCATAGAGCGGGACGAGTATGTCCCACCGGCTTTTTCTACTTCTTTCAGAACCGCATCGACCACTTCCGGGAGCTTGGTTTCAAGCTCAGGGGACAATGCAGCAGACATGTCCTTGAAGTTAAACGGTTCAATGCCGTAAAGGATGACGTCATCCGGTGTTTTCCCTATGATACTGCAATTTGCCAACGTGTCGAGCAAGTCAGTCTGATGCATGGAGTTTTTGAAAGCACAGGCCTTGTTCAAATCTTCGCCAAGTAGGCGGAAGACATCACCGGGCTTGCCGTCATTCAGGACGATGTCAACGATGATCAGATAGTCTGAATCCATGATCGGACCCATGAGTCGCAGTCCCAAGGTGCCACCGTCCATAACAGTAACATTTGGGGAAAACTCATACTTCTGCTCAAGTTCCTCAGCAATCCGAACGCCGAAACCTTCATCCGTGTACAGGACATTTCCGACGCCCAGAATGAGAATTTGTTTGTCATTTTTAGGCATGTTTTTCATTTAGTCGACCACACCGATTTTGGCAACACCTAATATGCTTCGACATGGAAAGTCCGATGAATTTTATCGCAAAAAAACAGGTTCCAGTTTTGTACCGGAACCTGCTGAGTGGGAATAGTCAGTTTATTTAGCGAGGAGTGGCGTAGTAAAATGTTTTTACAACAGATCCAGGGGAGGATTGTGAACTTTCAACGTCAACGATACGACCACCTGCCAATTCGACGACTCGTGTGACTGCTTCGACAGGAATAGCGTGACTTTCACTTCTTGGCCTTTTTGTAGAAGAGGTTTCAGTTTGATCTGTGGGCTCTTTTGTTTGTTGAGGTGTTACTTCCACAGAAAGAGTAATTAAGTCCTTGATCGAATCAGTGAGTTGGGTGTTAAAGTAATTTGTTGGCGTTAGCACGAGTTGATAGGAGCCGGGGATCGGTGGAGATGCGGCTTTATATTTAAATTCAAGAGATTGTCCTGGTTCAATAAGCGTAGGCGGGACATTGGTATAGCCGTGCATTTGTATCATTTCGCCGGTGTTTTTGTTCGCCCAGTGATGCCAGATTCTCGCGGGAGCATTTGTTGTTTTATTTGTCCCGATGGGGTGGGTGCCTGTATTGGTCACGCGAACCGGAACAGATGCCAGACTCATGTGCTCCATGGTAATTTTGTTAATACTGCTATCGAGTGAACAGTCGATGCCTTCAGCCGGATAGGCATGAGTGGCTGCAGCGCTAGGGCAGTGGAAACAGGCAAGACCTCCGGGGCGTAGGATGCGGATAAATTCGGCAATGTATCGAAGTGCGACCTGAGGATGTATGTGTTGTAAGACATGTTCCGTGTATACAAGGTCGTAGCTTCCATGGGGAAAAACCCGCAGATCGTCAGTCTCGTTGAGCCTATATACGCAATGTTTACCATGTTTGTTGAGTTGTTTGGCCTGTTTGATCATGGAAGGAGCAATATCGACCCCCACACAGCAGTCGAAGTGCGTGCATAGAGCCTGTGTCAACCTTCCAACACCACAGCCGAAATCCAGGGCCGTCATGCGGCGTTGAGGGAATCCATTGGCGTCCATCCAGTCGGAAAGATGGGTTATAGGTTGGATGCCGGTTTCGAAAAAATCTTTTTCATCCCACTGGTTATGCTTTTTTTCTGGTGTGGAATAAATGGCCCACATGGCGTCTTCTTCGCCGAAAGTATTCCAGTTTTCTTGTAGTTCTTTGAGATACACGCCTGTGTCTCCTTATGGTTCCCGTAGGATGATAGTGTGTTTTTGTAAAAAAATGCACGTACCATGCCAATGGTTTGGTTGATGGAGACAAAAAAACCGCCCGATCTGTTGACCGGACGGTTTGATTTTTGTGAAAGGAAGACTGTTAGAGATTCTTCAGAAGTATGTCCCCGAATTCCTGACAGCCGACTTGAGTGGCGCCGCTGATTTGCGTTGCGAGGTCCACCGTGACTTTTTTGTCGGTCAAGGCAGTTTCCACGGCTTGGTGAATGAGTGCAGCCGCTTCATGCCAACCGATGTGTTCAAGCATCATGGCACCGGACAAGATAAGTGAACCGGGGTTGGCCATGTCTTTGCCCGCAATGGTCGGAGCCGTGCCGTGCGTGGGCTCGAAGAAAGCCAGATTGTCGCCCATATTGACGCCGGGAGCGAGGCCGAGACCTCCAACCTGTGCAGCGAGTGCATCAGAAATGTAGTCGCCGTTGAGGTTGGTGGTTGCGAGAACCGAATACTGTTCGGGGTACATGAGCGCATTTTGGAACATGGCGTCGGCAATGCGATCCTTGAGGATGACGCCGGAACCTTCTTCGCCTTCGCGTATGACTTTGCCTGTATACTCTTCGTCAGCCAATTCATATCCCCAAGCACGGAAGCCGCCTTCGGTATATTTCATAATATTGCCTTTGTGGACGAGAGTGACAGACGGCTTGCCCTCGGCAATAGCATAATCAAGAGCCTTTTTAACAAGACGTTTGGAACCGGCAGGGGTGATGGGCTTGATGCCTATGCCAGCAGAAGGATCGATTTTGGCACCGAATTCGTCCACCAGAAACTCGATTAATTTCTTGGCTTCCGGTGTGGCGGACTGGTATTCAATACCGGCGTAGACATCCTCGGTGTTTTCGCGGAAAACAACCATGTCAACAAGGTCGGGCCGTTTGACTGGGGATTCAATTCCTTTGAAATATTTGATGGGCCGGATGCAGGCATAGAGGTCGAAGACCTGACGCATAGTTACGTTCAGGCTGCGGAACCCTTCGCCAACAGGAGTGTTGAGCGGGCCTTTCATGGCGAGGTCGGCCTTGGCGAGCGTGTCCATGGTGGCCTTGGGCAGGTGTTCACCGGTTTCGGCGTAGGCTTTTTCTCCGGCCAGCAGGAGTTGCCAGTCGAGAGCTTTGTCTGTGCCGTAAGCTTTTTCCACGGCAGCGTCGAGGACCGGACGACCGGCTTTCCATACTTCGGGGCCGATGCCGTCCCCTTCGATGTAATATACAGTTTTTGTTGCCAAAGGGAGCCTCCTTATTCGAGGGCGTAGCGGGGTGAGCGCGAAATGCGGAAACGGACTATGACGTTTATTCGGTGAGATTGCAAGTCGAGTCCTTAGCCTTCAGATGCTGTTTGTGTGCAAAATTTCCAATAAATCAAATTGTTACAAGTGGGTATAGGATATGGTGCAGGCAAGTATGGAAATGGTGAAAGCATTACTTGATGGAAGCAAGAATGTGGTCGCACTGACCGGAGCGGGAGTTTCGGCAGAGAGCGGAGTGCCTACATTCCGAGGCCGTGATGGATTATGGAAGAATCACAGGCCGGAAGATCTGGCAAGGGCTGACGCCTTTTTCCAACATCCTGAACTGGTGTGGGAATTTTATAATTGGCGGCGAGAATTAGTGAGTGAGTGTGTGCCTAATCCGGCACATTTGGCCCTTGCGGAAATGGAACGACAGGTGCCGAATTTTCTTCTGATTACGCAAAATGTCGATGGATTGCATGCAAAAGCCGGAAGCCGAAAGCTTATGGAGATGCATGGGAGTTTGTGGCAGGTCAAATGCACGATGTGCACCCATGTTCATGAAGATAGATCGACGTTGCCGGAATTGCCTGAATGTCCCGTGTGCGGTCATTTGCTGAGGCCTGGTGTGGTCTGGTTTGGCGAACCGCTCGTGCCGGGAGTGCTGAAGGTCGCCATTGATCAAATCAGTAAGGCAGATGTTTTTTTGTCTATTGGTACATCAAATCTGGTGCAGCCAGCAGCATCTTTTTATCAGTTGGCCAAGGACCATGGCGCTGTGACAGTGGAGATCAATTTGGAGCCGACGCCGAATACCGGGCTGATGGATTTCGCTTTGCATGGAGAGGCGGGCAAAATACTCCCTGAGTTGGTGGTCGGAATGCAGGATCGTGGTTTGCACGATTAATCATAGAAGATGACCCTGTTGCGGCCTTCATGTTTAGCCTCGTACAGACTTTTGTCCGCTCTTCGGAGTAGTTCTTCCATACTGATTGTGTGTGAACCCGTTCCGGCAACACCAATGCTGACGGTGTAAAAAATATCACCTTTGTCGGTCCTTACTTTAGATGCGGCGATACGTCTGCGCAATCGTTCTGCCACAATAATGGCACCACCAAGGTCGGAGTCAGGCAACAGGATGGCAAATTCTTCTCCGCCAAGACGGGTGAATAGGTCCTTGTCTCGGAGGATTCTACGACAGTCATGGGCAAAGGTTTGCAATACGGCATCGCCTGCATCATGACCATATGTGTCGTTGACCTTTTTGAAATGATCAAGGTCAATCATGAGCAGGGCATTTCCTGCCATTTTTCTGTTTTCATTTTCCATGATGTCTTCGCCCAGCCGAAAAAATTCACTTCTGGAAAGTGCACCGGTCAGATCATCTGTTGTTGCCAATTGAATCAGGCGTGCTTCTTCGGCTTTTTGTTTTGAGATATCATCAATGACCCAGAGAACTCCTTTGTTGAGGTCTATGGGATTTTCTGTGTCCACAGCTTGTCCTGAAAGCGAGCACCATATAGCTGTATTGTCCTTTCTGCGTAGGCGATATTCAATATGAATTTGTGCCCCCTCGGCCAATGAGGAAAAGTGTATGTCTCCAAATTCATGATAATTTTTTTCAGAAAGATGAAGTTCACGGACATCGAGTCCGCGCATGTCATCGGGTGAATCATAGCCGAACATTTCAGCCATGGTTTGATTGACCCGTCGTACATATCGCCCTCCCTTGAGGAACATAAGGCCGACTTTGGTGTTTGCGAAAATGATTTCCATTTCGTGTAAGGCTATCTGGAGATCTGCGTGGGTTGTTTTTCGAAAGGTGATGTCATGAAGGCTTGCCACACGATACCGTTTGTTTTTGAAAAAGACTGTTCTGCCACGGCCTTCAGCCGGAAAAGTCGTACCATCTTTTCGCTTGCCATAGACCATGTATGGTTCAGTGACGTTGTTGTGTACGTTTTTGGCTACAATAGCGTGATATTTTTTATCCAGACAGTCCAGAAGGTGTATTCCCAGCACCTCTTCCGGGGAGTACCCGAGAACTGTGGCAACTTCTTTATTTCCCGCAACGCAGCGCAGGGAATCGTCAAAAACGCCGATGGCTTCAAATGCATTGTCCGCTAGCATTCGTTGTAATTCGAGCTGTTCTTCGAGTTCTTCTATACGCGCCAGGGCTTTTTGCAAATCCATTGTTGTCCTTTTGCTGTGCGGTCCATGGGAAAGATTTATGGCTTATCTTATTAGGGGGAACCAGGTGCGTCAACCCGGGTAGGTTTTTGTACAGGTATCTTGTGAATTTTTGCGGTGTGGGGATCAATGTCCGTATTTGAAACAGGAAAGCCGAAGATTTATAGGTACGTGAAAATTTCGTGTAGAGCTGAATCTTTTTAAAAATTCACTTGGTTTGACCCCGGATAATCCCTGTATTGGTGGGCTTTCCTTGACTTCTTCCTCTCAATCATCGTAGCTATTTTGTATGAATACACCCATCTCATATACATACTTTTGTGAACGCGGGTGGCGTAACGTCAAGCGGCCTGATTCTTAGGCGCGTGCTGAAGCCTTTCCGTCATCCCGCAGGGGTGGCGGCTTGCTTGTGCACGCAGTTTGAGAATCGGATGAAGCCGCTGGATATGACGCCAGTGGTTTTTTTTATGAATCGATTGTC
This genomic window contains:
- a CDS encoding multidrug efflux SMR transporter, yielding MGYFWLAIAIVSEVTATLFLPACKGFTRVWPSLACATSYGLSFYFLSLVLNSVPVGVTYAIWSGVGIVLVGILGAYFYKQIPDVPAMIGMGLIIAGVAVMNLFSKTISH
- a CDS encoding HypC/HybG/HupF family hydrogenase formation chaperone; its protein translation is MCLAIPAEILEISEGVATCKVGEGNTTVQASIMLMDEKVTIGDYIIIHAGFALRKLDPKEAQETLKILRDMVELMGGEQYQHDML
- a CDS encoding HyaD/HybD family hydrogenase maturation endopeptidase, whose translation is MPKNDKQILILGVGNVLYTDEGFGVRIAEELEQKYEFSPNVTVMDGGTLGLRLMGPIMDSDYLIIVDIVLNDGKPGDVFRLLGEDLNKACAFKNSMHQTDLLDTLANCSIIGKTPDDVILYGIEPFNFKDMSAALSPELETKLPEVVDAVLKEVEKAGGTYSSRSMANPATEKIYVPRDTSRNS
- a CDS encoding class I SAM-dependent methyltransferase produces the protein MYLKELQENWNTFGEEDAMWAIYSTPEKKHNQWDEKDFFETGIQPITHLSDWMDANGFPQRRMTALDFGCGVGRLTQALCTHFDCCVGVDIAPSMIKQAKQLNKHGKHCVYRLNETDDLRVFPHGSYDLVYTEHVLQHIHPQVALRYIAEFIRILRPGGLACFHCPSAAATHAYPAEGIDCSLDSSINKITMEHMSLASVPVRVTNTGTHPIGTNKTTNAPARIWHHWANKNTGEMIQMHGYTNVPPTLIEPGQSLEFKYKAASPPIPGSYQLVLTPTNYFNTQLTDSIKDLITLSVEVTPQQTKEPTDQTETSSTKRPRSESHAIPVEAVTRVVELAGGRIVDVESSQSSPGSVVKTFYYATPR
- the icd gene encoding NADP-dependent isocitrate dehydrogenase: MATKTVYYIEGDGIGPEVWKAGRPVLDAAVEKAYGTDKALDWQLLLAGEKAYAETGEHLPKATMDTLAKADLAMKGPLNTPVGEGFRSLNVTMRQVFDLYACIRPIKYFKGIESPVKRPDLVDMVVFRENTEDVYAGIEYQSATPEAKKLIEFLVDEFGAKIDPSAGIGIKPITPAGSKRLVKKALDYAIAEGKPSVTLVHKGNIMKYTEGGFRAWGYELADEEYTGKVIREGEEGSGVILKDRIADAMFQNALMYPEQYSVLATTNLNGDYISDALAAQVGGLGLAPGVNMGDNLAFFEPTHGTAPTIAGKDMANPGSLILSGAMMLEHIGWHEAAALIHQAVETALTDKKVTVDLATQISGATQVGCQEFGDILLKNL
- a CDS encoding NAD-dependent deacylase — its product is MEMVKALLDGSKNVVALTGAGVSAESGVPTFRGRDGLWKNHRPEDLARADAFFQHPELVWEFYNWRRELVSECVPNPAHLALAEMERQVPNFLLITQNVDGLHAKAGSRKLMEMHGSLWQVKCTMCTHVHEDRSTLPELPECPVCGHLLRPGVVWFGEPLVPGVLKVAIDQISKADVFLSIGTSNLVQPAASFYQLAKDHGAVTVEINLEPTPNTGLMDFALHGEAGKILPELVVGMQDRGLHD
- a CDS encoding sensor domain-containing diguanylate cyclase; protein product: MDLQKALARIEELEEQLELQRMLADNAFEAIGVFDDSLRCVAGNKEVATVLGYSPEEVLGIHLLDCLDKKYHAIVAKNVHNNVTEPYMVYGKRKDGTTFPAEGRGRTVFFKNKRYRVASLHDITFRKTTHADLQIALHEMEIIFANTKVGLMFLKGGRYVRRVNQTMAEMFGYDSPDDMRGLDVRELHLSEKNYHEFGDIHFSSLAEGAQIHIEYRLRRKDNTAIWCSLSGQAVDTENPIDLNKGVLWVIDDISKQKAEEARLIQLATTDDLTGALSRSEFFRLGEDIMENENRKMAGNALLMIDLDHFKKVNDTYGHDAGDAVLQTFAHDCRRILRDKDLFTRLGGEEFAILLPDSDLGGAIIVAERLRRRIAASKVRTDKGDIFYTVSIGVAGTGSHTISMEELLRRADKSLYEAKHEGRNRVIFYD